Proteins from a single region of Deinococcus aquaedulcis:
- a CDS encoding GTP-binding protein, with amino-acid sequence MAKGTFERTKPHVNVGTIGHVDHGKTTLTAAITFTAAAMDPTVEKLAYDQIDKAPEEKARGITINTAHVEYNTPTRHYSHVDCPGHADYVKNMITGAAQMDGAILVVSSADGPMPQTREHILLARQVGVPYIVVFMNKVDMVDDEELLEL; translated from the coding sequence ATGGCAAAAGGAACGTTTGAACGGACGAAGCCGCACGTGAACGTCGGGACGATTGGGCACGTGGACCACGGGAAGACCACCCTGACGGCCGCGATCACCTTCACGGCCGCCGCGATGGACCCCACCGTCGAGAAGCTGGCGTACGACCAGATCGACAAGGCCCCCGAAGAAAAGGCCCGTGGCATCACCATCAACACCGCGCACGTGGAGTACAACACCCCCACGCGCCACTACAGCCACGTGGACTGCCCCGGCCACGCCGACTACGTCAAGAACATGATCACCGGTGCCGCCCAGATGGACGGCGCGATCCTGGTGGTCTCCAGCGCCGACGGCCCCATGCCCCAGACCCGCGAGCACATCCTGCTGGCCCGTCAGGTGGGCGTGCCCTACATCGTCGTGTTCATGAACAAGGTCGACATGGTCGACGACGAAGAACTGCTCGAGCTCG